The following proteins are encoded in a genomic region of Bosea beijingensis:
- a CDS encoding glutaminyl-peptide cyclotransferase, translating to MTIQAAEITRTYGPFPGVEKVHGVSFDGANVWFASGDRLNQLDIVKGEVVRTIDVPAHAGTAFDGTHLFQIAEDRIQKIDPRTGSVLGTIPAPGKGGDSGLAWAEGSLWVGHYRERKIHQIDPATGKVLRSIETNRFVTGVTWVDGELWHGTWEDGESELRRIDPATGKGLDAVAMPPEIGLSGVESDGADLFYCGDGGKSTLRAVRRPKRI from the coding sequence ATGACGATACAAGCTGCCGAGATCACCCGCACCTATGGCCCGTTTCCGGGCGTCGAGAAGGTCCATGGCGTCAGCTTCGACGGCGCCAATGTCTGGTTCGCCTCCGGCGACCGGCTGAACCAGCTCGATATCGTCAAGGGCGAGGTCGTCAGAACCATCGATGTTCCCGCCCATGCCGGCACGGCCTTCGACGGCACGCATCTTTTCCAGATCGCCGAGGACCGCATCCAGAAGATCGATCCGCGGACCGGCTCGGTGCTCGGCACGATCCCCGCGCCCGGCAAGGGCGGCGATTCCGGCCTTGCCTGGGCCGAGGGATCGCTCTGGGTCGGCCATTATCGCGAGCGCAAGATCCATCAGATCGATCCGGCCACCGGCAAGGTGCTGCGCAGCATCGAGACCAACCGCTTCGTCACCGGCGTGACCTGGGTCGACGGCGAGTTGTGGCACGGCACCTGGGAAGACGGCGAAAGCGAGTTGCGCCGTATCGATCCCGCGACCGGCAAGGGGCTGGACGCTGTCGCCATGCCGCCCGAGATAGGCCTCTCCGGGGTGGAATCGGACGGTGCCGACCTGTTCTATTGCGGCGATGGCGGCAAGAGCACGCTGCGGGCCGTGCGCCGGCCGAAGCGCATCTGA
- a CDS encoding helix-turn-helix domain-containing protein gives MDSLITAAAQALAKGDPLGALNRVALRDDAPALALRGIAMAQLGDFARAKLLLRRAGRAFGAGEAVARARCTVAEAEVALAARDLGWPPGRLDEAGAVLEAHGDRANAAHARLLDIRRLLLIGRLDHAGERLAGIDPARLPAGLRAIHGLARAGIALRRVEARVARAVLAEAREAAGAAGIPALIAEVEAARHLLEEPAARLIADGVERPLLLDDVEDLQASEALIVDACRNAARDSNNAVSLATRPVLFALLRTLAEAWPMDAPRDVLIASAFGSRFTDESHRARLRVEIGRLRAALRLLARISATERGFVIAPRRATGIVVLVRPVEEKHATVLALMADGETWSSSALALALGSSQRSVQRALEALAETGKVQSYGQARARRWVMPPLPGFATGLLLPMSWPDG, from the coding sequence ATGGACTCGCTGATCACGGCGGCGGCGCAGGCTCTGGCGAAGGGCGATCCGCTGGGCGCGCTGAATCGGGTAGCCTTGCGCGACGATGCGCCTGCCCTGGCGCTGCGCGGTATCGCCATGGCGCAGCTCGGCGATTTCGCCCGCGCCAAGCTTTTGCTGCGCCGCGCCGGCCGTGCCTTCGGGGCGGGGGAAGCGGTCGCCCGCGCCCGCTGCACCGTCGCCGAGGCTGAGGTCGCCCTGGCGGCGCGCGATCTCGGCTGGCCGCCCGGCAGGCTCGATGAAGCTGGGGCGGTGCTCGAAGCCCATGGCGATCGCGCAAACGCGGCCCATGCGCGCCTGCTGGACATCCGCCGCTTGCTGCTGATCGGGCGGCTCGACCATGCGGGCGAGCGGCTCGCCGGCATCGATCCGGCACGCCTTCCCGCCGGGTTGCGGGCCATCCACGGACTGGCCCGCGCTGGCATCGCTCTGCGCCGGGTCGAGGCGCGCGTGGCGCGGGCTGTGCTCGCGGAAGCACGAGAGGCGGCTGGCGCGGCCGGAATCCCGGCGCTGATCGCCGAAGTCGAGGCCGCGCGCCACCTGCTCGAAGAGCCGGCCGCGCGCCTCATCGCTGATGGTGTCGAGCGCCCCTTGCTGCTCGACGATGTCGAGGATCTGCAGGCCTCGGAGGCTCTGATCGTCGATGCCTGCCGCAATGCCGCGCGCGACAGCAACAACGCGGTTTCGCTGGCGACACGCCCCGTGCTCTTCGCCCTGCTGCGAACGTTGGCCGAGGCCTGGCCGATGGATGCGCCGCGCGACGTGCTGATCGCCAGCGCCTTCGGGTCGCGCTTCACCGATGAATCCCACCGGGCGCGGTTGCGCGTCGAGATTGGCCGGCTGCGCGCGGCTTTGCGCCTACTGGCGCGGATCAGCGCGACGGAGCGCGGCTTCGTCATCGCCCCGCGCCGCGCGACGGGGATCGTCGTGCTGGTACGCCCGGTCGAGGAGAAGCATGCCACGGTGCTCGCCCTCATGGCCGATGGCGAGACATGGTCGAGTTCCGCTTTGGCGCTGGCGCTCGGGTCGAGCCAGCGCAGCGTCCAGCGCGCGCTCGAGGCTCTTGCCGAGACCGGCAAGGTCCAGTCCTACGGGCAGGCGCGCGCGCGTCGCTGGGTGATGCCGCCGCTGCCGGGTTTCGCGACCGGTTTGTTACTCCCGATGTCCTGGCCGGATGGCTAG
- a CDS encoding DUF899 domain-containing protein, with the protein MTSHAIRTHEEWLAARLELLEAEKAYTRQGDALAERRRALPWVKVEKDYLFQTEHGDASLADLFQGRSQLLVYHFMFGPDYKAGCPSCSAIADGFNGSATHLANHDVMLWAISRAPIDKLLAFRERMDWSFPWASSGESDFNFDYNVSFTEMQERTQGIDYNFRHQPKFEWRTSGNEIERSFAEMSGVDVPTYHRDRPGMSAFIREDGAIYHTYSTYSRGVDGIWGMYAWLDRAPKGRNEAQGPWWLHRDRYAARQAAPA; encoded by the coding sequence ATGACCAGTCATGCGATCAGAACACACGAGGAATGGCTTGCCGCCCGGCTCGAACTGCTGGAGGCCGAGAAGGCGTATACGCGGCAGGGCGACGCCCTCGCCGAGCGGCGGCGGGCCCTGCCTTGGGTCAAGGTCGAGAAGGACTATCTCTTCCAGACCGAGCATGGCGACGCCTCGCTAGCCGATCTCTTCCAGGGGCGCTCGCAGCTTCTCGTCTACCATTTCATGTTCGGGCCCGACTACAAGGCCGGCTGCCCGTCCTGTTCGGCGATCGCCGACGGGTTCAACGGCTCGGCCACGCATCTCGCCAATCACGACGTGATGCTCTGGGCGATCTCGCGGGCGCCGATCGACAAGCTGCTCGCCTTCCGCGAACGGATGGACTGGAGCTTTCCCTGGGCCTCGTCCGGCGAGAGCGACTTCAATTTCGACTACAACGTCTCCTTCACCGAAATGCAGGAGCGGACGCAGGGCATCGACTACAATTTCCGCCACCAGCCGAAATTCGAGTGGCGGACCTCCGGCAACGAGATCGAGCGCTCGTTCGCCGAAATGTCCGGAGTGGACGTGCCGACCTATCACCGCGACAGGCCGGGCATGAGCGCCTTCATCCGCGAGGACGGCGCGATCTACCACACCTACTCGACCTATTCGCGCGGGGTGGACGGCATCTGGGGCATGTATGCCTGGCTCGACCGGGCGCCGAAGGGCCGCAACGAGGCGCAAGGCCCGTGGTGGCTCCATCGCGACCGCTACGCCGCCCGCCAAGCCGCGCCCGCTTGA